The Benincasa hispida cultivar B227 chromosome 9, ASM972705v1, whole genome shotgun sequence genome has a segment encoding these proteins:
- the LOC120087175 gene encoding defensin-like protein 1, whose protein sequence is MAKVVGNPAQMVVALLFLLALMLSMNEKQGMVEAKVCEKRSKTWSGWCGDTSHCDRQCKNWEGAKHGACHAQFPGRACFCYFNC, encoded by the exons ATGGCCAAGGTTGTGGGCAACCCTGCCCAGATGGTTGTTGCTTTGCTCTTCCTTTTGGCCCTCATGCTTTCCATGAATG AAAAGCAAGGGATGGTAGAGGCAAAGGTGTGCGAGAAGCGGAGCAAGACATGGTCGGGATGGTGCGGGGACACAAGCCATTGCGACCGGCAATGCAAGAATTGGGAAGGTGCCAAACATGGAGCTTGCCATGCTCAATTTCCTGGAAGGGCTTGTTTTTGCTACTTCAACTGTTGA